The sequence GGACGATCACAGGAGATACCTATAATCCGGAATGTGCATCTCAACTTGGAACTTCTGATATAAAAACAAATAATAAAATAGGTATCTACCCTAATCCTGCAACAAATTTCATTTATACAAAAAATACCCATGCAGATCGTTATACCATTTTGGATCCGACTGGCAGAATTATTATTAAAGGAAGTCTGGCGAATGAACAAATCAATATTCAAGCCTTGCCTCCTGGGAATTATATCTTACAACTTCACTTGAAGGACAATACTCAATCTTTAAAATTCATTAAAAAATAGAAATAAGAAAGCCTCGCTGGAAAGTGAGGCTTTTTATATATTGAGTTCAGAGGTAAACTATTGATCAAAATGATTAGGATGCTGGGCTTTGATGTCTTCCACAGTCCCCAATACTTTATCTTTCAAAGAATCCTGATATTTTCGAAGTTTAGCTGCTACTTCTTCATTACCGCTTCCAATGATTTTAGCTGCTAAAATTCCGGCATTCAATGCTCCGTTCAACGCTACGGTTGCCACCGGAATTCCACCCGGCATCTGAAGAATTGAAAGTACAGAATCCCATCCGTCAATAGAATTACTTGACAAAATTGGCACTCCAATTACAGGAAGTGTTGTACAGCTTGCCACCATTCCCGGAAGATGAGCTGCTCCTCCAGCTCCGGCAACAATCACTTTCAGTCCTCTTTCCTGAGCTGTTTTTGCATAATCAAACATCCTTTCCGGTGTTCTGTGCGCTGAAACTACAGTCAATTCATAAGGAATATCCAAACTTTTAAGGAAATTTGCAGCCTGTTCCATAATCGGCAGATCACTCTGACTGCCCATAATAATACCTACCATCTTCAATTTTTATTAGATGCTCAAAGATAAAAAATTAAATTTTAAAGCTGGAAGTTAGCAGACGGGAAAGCTTGAAATTTATTTCCGAACAACATAATACCAATTCATTTCATACTGCAATTTCTAAAAAAACTGCTATAACTTCCATTTTCCGGACCTCCTTCCCTTTCATCTGTATCACAGAAAATCTTCTCAACTGTACCCATCAGTATCATAAAAAAACAGTTACATTTGTTTGTTACACTTCATTTACTTTGAAAGATTATAAACTTATTTTCGCTGTTCTCACCGTTGCTTTTGTCTGGGGAACTACATTTTTAGCCATTCGGGTGGCTGTAGAAACCATCCCGGCATGGTTTGTAGCAGGAATCCGTCAGTTTTTAGCCTCCATCATTATGCTTATTGTTCTTATTTCAAGAAATGAATTCAAATGGATTGGCTGGAAAAGTTTGGGTTACCAGATTGTATTTGCTACCTTGATGTTAGTTATCGCTAACGGAATGACTACTGTTGCGGAAGAAACCGTATCAAGCAGTCTGGCATCTCTTATTAGTGCCTGCTCTCCCATTCTCGTATTTTTGGGAAGTGTGGCCGTTGGGTTACAAAAGTTTAGCATCCGGGCCTTTCTCGGTGTTCTCTTATGCTTCAGTGGAATTCTTTTTATTTTCTGGGACGGCCTGCAGGACCTCGCCAACCCCGATTACAGAATGGGAATGATCTTCCTTTTTTGTGCCATTTCAGGATGGGCATCTGGAACAATTTTCACCAAGAAACTGAATATCCAAAGCGGAAATATCACCCTTAATCTGTTTTACCAGTTCCTGTTTGCAGGAATTGTTCAGATCATCCTGGCTTTTCTATTTTCAGAGAACTATAACTTTGGAAACTGGTCTTTAAAAAGTGTTTCAGCAATGTTATATCTGTCTATTTTTGGTTCTGTAGCTGCCTTTTTTGCATTTCATTATGCATTAACCAAAATCTCTCCGGTGCAGGTTTCCATATTGGCTTATATCAATACCATTATTGCCATATTCCTGGGCTGGCTGATTATGGATGAACAGATTTCAATGAAATTCATTCTTGCTGCTGCCTTAATTATTTGCGGAGTATTTATCATTAATTACAAACCGGAAATGTTTAAAAGACAAAAGATGACTGCATAAAATAAATGAGTATGAGAGCATGAATACTCCTTTTTTCAATGGTTTTCAGGAAGAATTCTATAATTGTTCAAACTATACATTATTTGTAGATTCCGTTTATTTTTAACCAGTTTAAAAACAAATTTGTCCATTCACCCGTATTGGTATCTTTTTTACCCAATCCCCAGCCATGCCCTCCGGATTGAAACAAGTGTAATTCCGCAGAAACTTTGTGGTCCTTCAAGGCCTGATACATAAGGATACTGTTTTCAACTGATGAAATAGGATCATCTTCAGACTGAGCCAGAAAGGTGATTGGAGTTTGTACTGTTACCTGCTTCTCAACAGAATATTTTATCTGATCTTTTGTGTCTGATGATTTTCCCAATAATGATTTAAACGAATGTGTATTGTTATTAGGTGGAAGCATAGATACAACAGGATAAATCATTGCTGTAAAATCTGGTCTGGCTGAAACTTGATCAATGGCATCCTGTAAGGGATAGTACACTTTGTCAAAAGTAGAAGAAATATAGCCCGCGAGGTGCCCCCCTGCAGAAAAGCCCAAAACGCCTATCTTATCAGGATTAATTTTATATTTCTCCGCATTACTTCTGATAATTCGTAAGGCACGTTGAGCATCCTGAAAAGGGACTGATTCAGTTTCCCAACCTTCACCAGGCAGTCTGTATATCAATTCAAAAGCTGTTATCCCTTGTGATTTTAGCCACTCTCCTGTAGGATTGCCCTCGGAACCGGATTCAATATGGGCATATCCACCTCCACTTATTACCAAAACTGCAATTCCATTAGGCTCATCAGGCTGATGAATAATCAATTTAGAGGTACTAATATTGGTAAAAGAACCTTTTGATGAAATAATTTCCCTTCCTTTTGGGCCGGGGCTATCCGGCATTTTGGTCCAAAGAGTAATGGTCGGTAAAACACCCGGAACCTCAGCTTTGTTTTGTCCGAAAGATAAATTTGAAAAAAGAAAGATAATCCAAAATGTATTTTTCATTTCCTTGAGTTTTACTTAACGATACTATAAGATTGGTAAAATTCATTTCATTACACCATCAAATTGTAACATTAAAAATAATATATATTGAGAAAAAAATCAAGAGATAAAGAGAAGATTATTACCAATTTATAAAAAATATAGTATCCAAATCCCAACCTAAAAAATGAAAAAACACAGAAAAATCGATTTTCATATTCTTTTCATTTTTCTTATATTGTATACTCAACCTATACAACATGCTAAAAAACACATTTTTCATCCTTCTTGCTGCTTCTTTTATTCTGGTAAGCTGTGATTACAAGGAAAAGGAGAAGAACCTTACGGACAGAGAAAAACAATTATTAGAAAAAGAAAAAACATTCGCCAAGAAAGAATCAGAATACCAGTCCCTTTTAAAAATGCGAGACAGTATTTTTGCAAAAAAAGACTCTGTGATCATTGCTACATGGCCTGCAGAGATTTCCGGCCCATGGAACGGAAAAGTAATCTGTACAGAATCCAATTGCAGTGATTATGCTATAGGTGATCAGCGTACAGATATTTGGGAATTTGATAATGATTCTACCCAACCTGTCACAAAGATCATTAATAATAACAATCTGGTAAGATTGTATTCTGGTAAATTTGAAAATAACGAAATCAAGCTTTCTTTCAAGACAGATTCCACCGCTAAAAAAAATGTAGAAATGAGCGTTCTGCTTAATGATATTTCTGACAACAAGATCAAGGGAACAAGAACCATTACATCTGATGGCTGTACCGCTAAGTTCTCTGTTGAATTAGTACGTTCCACCAAATAAACACCTATGACTTTACTGAGTATACACACCCTGAGCCTTCCTATAGAGGATCCGGTACTGAAGTTCCTATTGGTACTGATCATCATCCTTGCGGCTCCATTATTATTGAATAAAATAAAAGTCCCACACCTTCTGGGCCTTATCATTGCGGGAGCTATTATTGGCCCTAATGGATTTAATGTATTATCCAGAGACAGCAGTATTGTAGTAACCGGAACTACCGGACTTCTTTACATCATGTTCCTCGCAGGGCTTGAGATCGATATGGGAGATTTTAAGAAAAACAAATGGAAAAGCTTAGGTTATGGAGTTTATGCTTTTATTTTTCCATTTATCTTAGGATTCCTGGGCGCTTATTACCTGCTGGAATTTTCAACCTTAACGTCTGTTTTGTTTGCCAGCTTGTTTTCCTCGCAAACGCTTATTACTTATCCTCTTGTCAGTAAACTGGGAATTGCAAAAAATCAGGCCGTCAATATTACAGTGGGAGGAACAATGATCACAGATATTGCTACACTATTGGTATTAGCGGTAGTAGTTGGAATGGTTCAAGGAGATGTTGGCACCTCATTTTGGGTCAAATTATCTGTTTCTTTTATCCTTTTTGCCTTGATTGTTTTGATTGTATTTCCTATTATAGGACGTTGGTTTTTCAAAAAGGTAGAGGATAAAATTTCACAATATATTTTTGTATTGGTGATGATTTACCTGGCTGCCATGCTGGCTGAACTTGCCGGTGTAGAAGCTATTATCGGGGCTTTCTTTGCCGGATTGGCATTAAACAGGTTAATTCCTCATACTTCCTCTCTGATGAACAGGGTTGAATTCGTAGGAAATGCTATCTTTATTCCTTTCTTTTTGATCAGTGTCGGAATGCTGATTGACTTTACCGTATTTTTCAAAAGTTTTGATACCTTAATAGTAGCAGCCATCATGCTTGTTGCATCCATTGGTGGTAAGTATATCTCTGCAGTCATTACTCAAAAAACCTTCAAGTTTACCAAAGAAGAGGGAAGACTTATTTTCGGATTAAGTTCTGCTTCTGCTGCTGCAACATTAGCCACAGTGATGGTAGGTTATAATATTATTCTTTCCGAAACTGAAACTGGAGAACCCATAAGATTATTGAATGAACATGTACTGAACGGAAGTATTTTATTGATCCTGATTTCGTGTACAATCTCCTCATTTATTTCCATGTCCAGTGCTCAAAAAATTGCAGAAACAGACAATGAAGATACCGTTTCCGGAGACAGCCATGAGGAAGAAAATATCCTGTTGGCTATTAATCACGAAGAAACTGTAGAGAGAATGGTGAACCTTGGGATTCTGATTAAAGCACATTCTAACACCGAGGATCTTTTTGCTTTAAATGTCATTAATGAAGATAAAAATGAATCCTCTGTAAAGAATGCAGAAAAGCTTCTTCACCAGGCGGCTGATACTGCAGCTGCAGCTGATGTCAAAATACAGGCTCTTAAAAGATATGACAATGATGTTATCAACGGGGTAAACAATGTTATCAAAGAACAGAAAATTACGGATTTAATTATCGGATTGGAAGACGAAAAAGGTTTTTCACCATCTTTTGTCTACAATCTTTATAACGGTTACCTTCAGAATGATGATGTGAACGTATTGGTGTACCATGCTGCCCAGCCACTTTCTACGATTAAGAAGTATGCTGTAATGATTCCTGAAAATGCCCATAAAGAGGCCGGGTTCTTCCATGCACTTTTAAGGGTTTGGAACATCGCCAGAAATTCCGGAGCTACAGTTATCTTTTATGCCCCTGAAAACATTCTGGATATTCTTCAAAAGATCATTAAAAAAGCCAATATAGAAGCTGAATTCATCATTATGAATACATGGCAGGATGGTGAAAAAACAGCAGCTCAGCTGAAAGCCGATGAAGCCCTGATCATTTTGATGGCCAAACGCGGAATGCAATCTTATATTCCACGTATGAGACTTATTCCAGAATTATTGAACAAGTACTTGAATGATAATAATTATCTCTTGATTTTCCCATTCTCAGAATATGATAAAAATAGCCTTGAAATACGTTCTGTAGGTAATCATGGAGATTTTGTGGAAATCGGAAATGTGATACAGAAGATATTTAAGTAAGGAAATTTTGAAGCTGGAGGCTGGAAGTTATTGAGCATGATACATGATAAATAATCAAGATATCATTGTGCAATTCTCTCAAGAAATTGAGAAGTAAATATCCGTCTATAAGTAACTTCCAGCTCCCTTATTGCAGCTTTTTCAAATAATAAAAACTATTTTTGTTCAAAATTAAAATTCATTGAAAACAAAGAAGATATTCCTTTTAACAGCCACTTTAAGTGTACAATTATCATTTGCTCAGTTTGCAAAAGTTGTGGATAAAGAAGGCTATGTTAATGTAAGGGAAAATGCAGATGCAAAAAGTAATATCGTAGGAAAGGTGAATTCGGATGAGATCGTCTATATCTTTGAGTCTGACCCGACGAATAAGAATTGGGCTAATGTAAGTAATGGTTATATCCATAGTTCAAGACTGAAATATATACAAACTTATCAGGCTGTTCCCCCCACTCTACGTGATGGAAATAAAGCAATTTTTAAATCAGGAAATATTAAAGTAAATATTGTTTCCGGAAAATTTAATTTTAAGGAAAATGAAAAAGACTTCACCTCAACATTATATGGTGATTTCTATAAAGAACAGCAAGTTTGGGGGTTAGACGGGATAATCCCTAAGACTCATTACCTTTCCATTACTGCACAGATTGGAGACAAAACCGTTCAAATTCCTACCAAGGATATTGAAAACCTGTTTCAAGTCAATAATAAATCTACAAAATGTTATTATGATCATGAGAATGATACTTTATACATTTCAATGCTCAATTCTGATGGTGCCGGTACTTATGTTGCCCTTTTTACCATAGAAAAAGGCGAATATAAAGGAAGAACATTGGAAATTCCTTTTTAAGCTATCGCAGAGATGCTTATGGAAAAAGTAAAAGGCAACTGTTTTTATATACAGTTGCCTTTTTTATATCTGTTCAATTCAGTTATTCTGAAATCACTCTTACCATTCCCTTCACCATTACCAGCTTTTCCATAAGCTCTTCTCTGGAGTCTGCCAACACATTGATGTGTCCCATTTTTCTTCCCGGTTTGGTTTCTGTTTTTCCGTATAAATGAATGTAAGTCTCAGGTAATTTAAGAACATCTTCCATTCCTTCGTATACTACCTTTCCAGCGTAGCCCTCTGCTCCTACCAGATTCAACATTCCGCTGTAGGTAATAGCATCCGTATCTGCTAAAGGAAGATTTCTTACCACACGATACATCTGTTCAAACTGAGAATTCGTATTTCCTTCCTGGCTTTGATGTCCTGAATTATGCAATCTTGGAGCTGTTTCATTAACCCATACTCTACCTTCCTTATCAAGGAATAATTCAATGGCAAAAAGTCCTGGAGAATTTACTGCGTTTAAAAACTTCTCAGTGATAACATCAATCTGGTGCTGAACATCTTCAGTAAGTAAAACCGGACATACATTAAAATCTAAAAGATTAAGTTTTGGATCAGCCACCATTTCTGTTACCGGGAAAGTATTGGTTTCTCCTTTTTCATTTCTGGCAACAATTACAGAAAGTTCTTTATCAATATCTACCAGGCTTTCAATGACTGAAGCCTCTTTCCACAGATGCTGATAATCATCTTCTGTTTTAATAACCTGTACTCCCTTTCCGTCATATCCGCCTGTATTCATTTTCTGAACAAACGGTAATGGCATCATGATCTTCTCATCACTGTTCCACACTACCTGAAATTCCGGGCTTGGGATATCGTGAGCTTTATAAAATTCCTTTTGGAGGATCTTTTGCTGTATGGTTTTGATGATACTGGCATTAGGAACCACTCTGATTCCCTGCTTTTCAAGTTCAGCCAATGCATCTGCATTTACGTGTTCTATTTCAATGGTTACCACATCCTTATCTTTCCCAAAGTTCAGAACAGTATCGTAATCATTGAAATTTCCTTGCGTAAAATATGAGATATTGTGGCATGGTGCATCAGAAGCCGGATCCAGAGTATAAAACTCATCATCATACTTCAAGGCACTTTGTATCAACATTCTTCCCAGCTGTCCGCCTCCCAGAATTCCTATTTTCATTTTTTATTTTTATTAGATTTACGCTTATTGAATTTTATCAATTTTTAAATATCCTAGCCCCATTGGATTCTCTTGATTTTCAACATCAGATTTTGTAAGAACAATAGAATATTTTTCTTTCATAGCTTCCGGAAGAATATCATTGACATTAAAAATATCATCAATATCTACTCCATGCTTATCATCAATATGGCTTACTGCTCCTTCAAATCCCATAGTCTTATAGAATTCTGTTGCTTTTGCTCTTTTCACGATCTCTCCCATCGATTGTCCTACCATTAGATGTTGTTCATGAAATTCTTCAAAAAAACCGGGCTTATATCCTCCCAAATTAAGAAAGAACAGTTGGTCTTCTGATGAAGTTTCTCCTTTTTCAACGATTTTCACTTCATAGCCATCAGCAAATCTTACCTCCTGATAACAGTCAAGGTGAATCTTTCCTTCCGCCTCCTTCCAAAAGGCTTTCATATCTGGAATCAAGTCCTTCAGACTTTCAGCAATTCCAAAAAACACGTCATGCTGCTCTATGTTTCTTCCTTTAGGAGTTGCCCCAAGGATCACATAAAATAATTTCATTTCATTTTTCATGCATACAAAAATACGTTAAATTTATCTTTTTCAAATGTTTGGCAGACTACTACAATAATTTTATATTTGTAACATTAATTGTAGTATGTCAGAAATCATCATACTCTTCTTTGGCGCCATTTCTGCGGGCCTATTAGGCTCACTTACAGGGCTTGGAGGAGGGGTTATCATTATTCCTTTATTAACGCTGGGATTCGGTGTTCCAATGCATTATGCTATCGGTGCATCACTCATTTCTGTGATCGGAACTTCTTCCGGTGCAGCAGTTGCTTTTGTAAAAGAAGGTTTTACGAATATGAGAATCGGTATGTTTCTCGAAATTGCCACTACGGCTGGAGCTATTGTAGGGGCTTTAGTTTCGGGGATGCTTAATCCGAATACCATTGGAATTATTTTCGCAAGTATTCTTCTTTTAACAGTTATTTTGAATCTTAAAGGAAAACCAGACCATCAGGAACCTTTGATTCATGGAAGTCTTGAAGAGAAACTAAAACTTTACGGTACTTTTCCGGATAAAGGGATATTAAAAAATTATTCTGCAAGAAATACAGTTCCTGGATTTTTAATGATGATGTTTGCCGGAGCAATGTCCGGGCTTTTAGGAATTGGTTCAGGAGCTTTAAAGGTTTTGGCTATGGACAATATGATGAAACTTCCATTCAAAGTTTCTACAACCACCAGTAATTTTATGATTGGGGTAACGGCTGTTGCCAGTGCACTGATTTATTTCCAGCGAGGCGAAATTATTCCTGTAATTGCAGCACCTGTACTGATAGGAGTGGTTATTGGAAGCTTTATCGGTTCTAAAACACTCATGGTATCCAAAACTAAAAAACTAAAGGTATTTTTTGCTATTGTGATTACAATCCTTTCGGTCTATATGATGTATAACGGTATCAATAAAAGCTTCAGATAATGAAAAAGAATTTTACAGATGTCGATCTGAACCGCTCCGTAGGAAATCTCCTAAGACTGGGTGTAATTCTATCTGTGGCTACCTCACTCATCGGTTTTATCAAACTTTTTACCGAAGGTTTTGAAATGCCTAAAAAATACACCAGCCTTGTAGTGGGAACTTCTTCTGAGAAGGTCTGGAGCCACTTTTGGGACTCTTTATGCAAAGGGGAAGGAATGGCTATTATTCAATTGGGAATTCTTTTATTGATCGTCACTCCGCTGATGAGAATTGTCTTCGCTTTAATAGGTTATTTAAAGGAAAAAGATTACATATATGTATTCATTTCCTCAGTTGTTTTAGCGATCATGGCGGTTAGCTTCTTTGCAGGTTACGCCCACTAATTACATTTCATAGAACTCTAATGGCAATTGGTCAGGATCCTGGGTAAAGAAAAACTCTTTTCCTGTGAATTCATCTATGCGGATCTCTTCACAAGTAAGTCCTTTTCTTATCAATTCGTTTCGTTTTTCCGTTACATTTTCAACCGAAAAAGCAAGATGTCTTAATCCACAAGCTTCAGGCCGGGAGGGCCTTGCAGGAGGATCAGGAAATGAGAACAGTTCGATTACATAATGATCTCCAATAGCCAGATCTAATTTATAAGACTTTCTTTCTTCACGATAGACCTCACGAACAATCTGTAATCCTAAAACCTCTGTATAAAATTGCTTTGATACTTCGTAGTCTGAGCCAATAATGGCAATATGATGGATTTTCATTTTTTATTTCCTGAATAATTAAAATTCTATTATTTTATTTCCTTACAATGATCCTTTCGTCTGGTATCAATAACATATTGAATTTTCCATTCACCATTTTGTTTCACCAATTGAAAACTATTGACTCCGCAATGGGATAATTTCCCTTTCAGGTAAAAACTATAAGGTGTAAACACACTTGCCAGATTTCCATCTGTATGCACAGCTTCTATCCTAATTCTTTCATCCAGATCATCCTTTGTAAACTTAGAAACACTTGCTATGAAATCCTGTACCTGATCACTTTTTACAATTCCCTCTTTTGTAATGGTCTGCATACTGGCATTTTCAGCAAAGGCTGTTTTTACAAGCTCAGGATCAGCATTTTTCATGCCAAGAAACAGGTTACGGATAGGTTTCTCAATTTCCTGATTATGTTGTCCGAAACAGAAGTTACTGAATACGAAAAGAATTGCTGCTATTTTATTCATAAGAAACAGGTTTAGATAACTAAAATAGGTAAAATAAAATTTAGTGGCTATATACAATTTTACATTCGCATTAGTGTAAAATTGTATATAATTACCTAAAATTTAAATTGGTTAGAGGATTTTAAAATTCATTTTTCTTAAATTGTGACAAAATTATTTCAGCCAAAGAATTTTCATATGTGGATTATTTATCTGATTCTGACCATACTTTTACTGGTCTTCACTGTACTGCCCAAAATTCAGCATTCTCACTGGATATTCCGGGTTCCCGAATTTGCTAAAATACAGGTCACTTATCTTATATTTTTTACGTTTCTATTAGGATTCATAATTGATTCTAAAGCATATTTATGGTATTATCAGGGATTTCTGCTTGTTTTGTTTGTTTATCA is a genomic window of Chryseobacterium nakagawai containing:
- the purE gene encoding 5-(carboxyamino)imidazole ribonucleotide mutase yields the protein MVGIIMGSQSDLPIMEQAANFLKSLDIPYELTVVSAHRTPERMFDYAKTAQERGLKVIVAGAGGAAHLPGMVASCTTLPVIGVPILSSNSIDGWDSVLSILQMPGGIPVATVALNGALNAGILAAKIIGSGNEEVAAKLRKYQDSLKDKVLGTVEDIKAQHPNHFDQ
- a CDS encoding DMT family transporter, with the translated sequence MKDYKLIFAVLTVAFVWGTTFLAIRVAVETIPAWFVAGIRQFLASIIMLIVLISRNEFKWIGWKSLGYQIVFATLMLVIANGMTTVAEETVSSSLASLISACSPILVFLGSVAVGLQKFSIRAFLGVLLCFSGILFIFWDGLQDLANPDYRMGMIFLFCAISGWASGTIFTKKLNIQSGNITLNLFYQFLFAGIVQIILAFLFSENYNFGNWSLKSVSAMLYLSIFGSVAAFFAFHYALTKISPVQVSILAYINTIIAIFLGWLIMDEQISMKFILAAALIICGVFIINYKPEMFKRQKMTA
- a CDS encoding alpha/beta hydrolase: MKNTFWIIFLFSNLSFGQNKAEVPGVLPTITLWTKMPDSPGPKGREIISSKGSFTNISTSKLIIHQPDEPNGIAVLVISGGGYAHIESGSEGNPTGEWLKSQGITAFELIYRLPGEGWETESVPFQDAQRALRIIRSNAEKYKINPDKIGVLGFSAGGHLAGYISSTFDKVYYPLQDAIDQVSARPDFTAMIYPVVSMLPPNNNTHSFKSLLGKSSDTKDQIKYSVEKQVTVQTPITFLAQSEDDPISSVENSILMYQALKDHKVSAELHLFQSGGHGWGLGKKDTNTGEWTNLFLNWLKINGIYK
- a CDS encoding cation:proton antiporter, with translation MTLLSIHTLSLPIEDPVLKFLLVLIIILAAPLLLNKIKVPHLLGLIIAGAIIGPNGFNVLSRDSSIVVTGTTGLLYIMFLAGLEIDMGDFKKNKWKSLGYGVYAFIFPFILGFLGAYYLLEFSTLTSVLFASLFSSQTLITYPLVSKLGIAKNQAVNITVGGTMITDIATLLVLAVVVGMVQGDVGTSFWVKLSVSFILFALIVLIVFPIIGRWFFKKVEDKISQYIFVLVMIYLAAMLAELAGVEAIIGAFFAGLALNRLIPHTSSLMNRVEFVGNAIFIPFFLISVGMLIDFTVFFKSFDTLIVAAIMLVASIGGKYISAVITQKTFKFTKEEGRLIFGLSSASAAATLATVMVGYNIILSETETGEPIRLLNEHVLNGSILLILISCTISSFISMSSAQKIAETDNEDTVSGDSHEEENILLAINHEETVERMVNLGILIKAHSNTEDLFALNVINEDKNESSVKNAEKLLHQAADTAAAADVKIQALKRYDNDVINGVNNVIKEQKITDLIIGLEDEKGFSPSFVYNLYNGYLQNDDVNVLVYHAAQPLSTIKKYAVMIPENAHKEAGFFHALLRVWNIARNSGATVIFYAPENILDILQKIIKKANIEAEFIIMNTWQDGEKTAAQLKADEALIILMAKRGMQSYIPRMRLIPELLNKYLNDNNYLLIFPFSEYDKNSLEIRSVGNHGDFVEIGNVIQKIFK
- a CDS encoding SH3 domain-containing protein produces the protein MKTKKIFLLTATLSVQLSFAQFAKVVDKEGYVNVRENADAKSNIVGKVNSDEIVYIFESDPTNKNWANVSNGYIHSSRLKYIQTYQAVPPTLRDGNKAIFKSGNIKVNIVSGKFNFKENEKDFTSTLYGDFYKEQQVWGLDGIIPKTHYLSITAQIGDKTVQIPTKDIENLFQVNNKSTKCYYDHENDTLYISMLNSDGAGTYVALFTIEKGEYKGRTLEIPF
- a CDS encoding 5-(carboxyamino)imidazole ribonucleotide synthase; translated protein: MKIGILGGGQLGRMLIQSALKYDDEFYTLDPASDAPCHNISYFTQGNFNDYDTVLNFGKDKDVVTIEIEHVNADALAELEKQGIRVVPNASIIKTIQQKILQKEFYKAHDIPSPEFQVVWNSDEKIMMPLPFVQKMNTGGYDGKGVQVIKTEDDYQHLWKEASVIESLVDIDKELSVIVARNEKGETNTFPVTEMVADPKLNLLDFNVCPVLLTEDVQHQIDVITEKFLNAVNSPGLFAIELFLDKEGRVWVNETAPRLHNSGHQSQEGNTNSQFEQMYRVVRNLPLADTDAITYSGMLNLVGAEGYAGKVVYEGMEDVLKLPETYIHLYGKTETKPGRKMGHINVLADSREELMEKLVMVKGMVRVISE
- a CDS encoding DUF1543 domain-containing protein produces the protein MKLFYVILGATPKGRNIEQHDVFFGIAESLKDLIPDMKAFWKEAEGKIHLDCYQEVRFADGYEVKIVEKGETSSEDQLFFLNLGGYKPGFFEEFHEQHLMVGQSMGEIVKRAKATEFYKTMGFEGAVSHIDDKHGVDIDDIFNVNDILPEAMKEKYSIVLTKSDVENQENPMGLGYLKIDKIQ
- a CDS encoding sulfite exporter TauE/SafE family protein, yielding MSEIIILFFGAISAGLLGSLTGLGGGVIIIPLLTLGFGVPMHYAIGASLISVIGTSSGAAVAFVKEGFTNMRIGMFLEIATTAGAIVGALVSGMLNPNTIGIIFASILLLTVILNLKGKPDHQEPLIHGSLEEKLKLYGTFPDKGILKNYSARNTVPGFLMMMFAGAMSGLLGIGSGALKVLAMDNMMKLPFKVSTTTSNFMIGVTAVASALIYFQRGEIIPVIAAPVLIGVVIGSFIGSKTLMVSKTKKLKVFFAIVITILSVYMMYNGINKSFR
- a CDS encoding DUF1634 domain-containing protein; this translates as MKKNFTDVDLNRSVGNLLRLGVILSVATSLIGFIKLFTEGFEMPKKYTSLVVGTSSEKVWSHFWDSLCKGEGMAIIQLGILLLIVTPLMRIVFALIGYLKEKDYIYVFISSVVLAIMAVSFFAGYAH
- the gloA2 gene encoding SMU1112c/YaeR family gloxylase I-like metalloprotein; the protein is MKIHHIAIIGSDYEVSKQFYTEVLGLQIVREVYREERKSYKLDLAIGDHYVIELFSFPDPPARPSRPEACGLRHLAFSVENVTEKRNELIRKGLTCEEIRIDEFTGKEFFFTQDPDQLPLEFYEM
- a CDS encoding nuclear transport factor 2 family protein translates to MNKIAAILFVFSNFCFGQHNQEIEKPIRNLFLGMKNADPELVKTAFAENASMQTITKEGIVKSDQVQDFIASVSKFTKDDLDERIRIEAVHTDGNLASVFTPYSFYLKGKLSHCGVNSFQLVKQNGEWKIQYVIDTRRKDHCKEIK